Proteins encoded by one window of Desulfovibrio ferrophilus:
- a CDS encoding glycosyltransferase family 2 protein, translating into MKPLVSIVISNYEYGHYLPALFNSLASQTLGLMQVEVIVADDGSSDGSADTARTLGAALGFSRFKVIALKHRGKPGPVRNAGLSIARGRYLLCLDPDDAIEPGFLSRTVAALDNCPEASLAYTDYFEATGDGGRVVSLPDFDAKLLQTQNPLTLATLMRREVFERSRGFSDQTAYEDWDFWVQAAENGFKGIRVPLPLFRYNHHGSNFSWKARLVDGRAKAQIVLDNKYFFDPEVVGWARALVRSEAWAVPFRRGLIPRGADVLALREMASRVLDRESTRRKAANA; encoded by the coding sequence ATGAAGCCGCTAGTCTCAATCGTTATCTCGAATTATGAATATGGGCATTACCTGCCTGCGCTATTCAACTCCTTGGCATCGCAGACACTGGGATTGATGCAGGTTGAAGTCATCGTCGCCGATGACGGAAGCTCGGATGGTTCTGCGGATACAGCCAGGACGCTGGGCGCGGCTCTTGGATTCTCGCGTTTCAAGGTCATTGCGCTCAAGCATCGGGGGAAACCAGGGCCTGTGCGCAATGCCGGGTTGTCCATTGCTCGGGGGCGGTATTTGTTGTGCCTGGACCCTGATGATGCCATTGAGCCGGGATTTCTGTCACGAACCGTGGCAGCACTGGATAATTGTCCCGAAGCCTCCCTTGCCTATACAGATTATTTTGAAGCCACGGGCGACGGTGGGCGTGTAGTCAGCCTTCCGGATTTTGATGCCAAACTGCTTCAGACGCAAAACCCCCTGACTTTGGCAACTCTTATGCGGCGTGAGGTTTTCGAACGAAGTCGGGGGTTCTCCGATCAGACGGCATATGAAGACTGGGATTTCTGGGTGCAGGCGGCGGAGAACGGTTTCAAGGGAATCAGAGTCCCGTTGCCGTTGTTCCGCTATAACCATCACGGTAGTAATTTTTCCTGGAAGGCGCGTTTGGTGGATGGCCGGGCCAAGGCGCAGATTGTTTTGGATAACAAGTATTTCTTTGACCCCGAAGTGGTGGGGTGGGCTCGCGCTCTTGTGCGGAGCGAGGCCTGGGCCGTGCCTTTCCGGCGTGGTTTGATCCCGCGGGGAGCGGATGTACTGGCCCTGCGCGAGATGGCATCCCGGGTTCTGGATCGAGAGTCCACCCGGCGAAAAGCCGCTAATGCTTGA
- a CDS encoding alpha/beta hydrolase codes for MRYEDVFLETPDFGSLHGWYLPADEPRGTVLFCHGNAGNISHRLETLTLLHGLRFNVLIFDYRGYGRSTGKPTEDNTYEDASLALAYLLSEKGESPSRIVLMGRSLGAAVAVHLAAKFSPAALIIESGFTSVPDLGKRIYPFLPRFLARIRYDSMSRIAAIKCPILVAHSPDDEIIPYAMGRKLYEAAVGPKRFLEMRGDHNAGFLVSGCAYIEGLELFFKGQAGL; via the coding sequence ATGCGTTATGAAGATGTTTTTCTGGAAACGCCGGATTTTGGTTCCCTGCATGGCTGGTATTTGCCCGCTGATGAACCTCGGGGAACAGTTCTATTCTGTCATGGCAACGCCGGTAATATTTCTCATCGGCTGGAGACGTTGACACTGCTTCATGGTCTGAGATTCAACGTCCTGATTTTTGATTATCGCGGATACGGTCGTTCCACAGGCAAGCCGACTGAGGACAATACCTATGAAGATGCTTCTCTGGCTCTGGCGTATCTGCTTTCGGAGAAGGGGGAATCTCCTTCGCGTATCGTACTCATGGGCCGATCTCTGGGCGCCGCAGTGGCCGTTCATCTTGCTGCGAAATTTTCCCCCGCAGCCCTGATCATCGAGTCAGGATTTACCTCGGTGCCTGATCTTGGCAAACGAATATATCCCTTCCTGCCGCGTTTTTTGGCGCGTATCCGTTACGATTCCATGTCCCGTATCGCAGCAATAAAATGCCCGATCCTGGTGGCGCATAGTCCGGATGATGAAATCATTCCCTATGCCATGGGGCGCAAGTTGTACGAAGCCGCAGTTGGTCCCAAGCGTTTTTTGGAGATGCGTGGGGATCACAATGCAGGCTTTCTGGTCTCGGGCTGTGCGTATATCGAGGGGCTTGAGTTGTTCTTTAAGGGGCAGGCCGGGCTTTAG
- a CDS encoding glycosyltransferase has translation MMAPDLPEILIHTLLRGMGGTSAIARALHAVIPHSVYSFECDDGLCEDGQGAVSPEDLGRYAKQENIGLVHLHATQDWESCLEGLIRAGIPSVITLHDCRALTGGCPYPLQCKAWEDGCLPECPRLYPASDQVARGRRSLLRELGPTIVAPSRWMVVMARAILPELDVRVIPNGVPWPETLPLRSEARQAVGVAPGARMVLFVAHGGVEAVFKQGEYFLKAFKQIKARVPEAICYVVGGKRMERHGDVVLWPYADSQTMARIMRAADVLAYPTLADNHPLVVLEAMSMALPVVAFASGGVPEQIARPGAGVLVPPGRWGLLQQEIVRLLERPVQARRLGETARIWGGDRFRQERMVSDYLKLYSRLTRI, from the coding sequence ATGATGGCTCCTGACCTGCCTGAAATACTGATTCATACCTTGCTGCGGGGCATGGGTGGAACCTCTGCCATTGCTCGTGCCCTGCATGCTGTAATTCCACACTCCGTCTACAGTTTCGAGTGCGATGACGGTCTGTGTGAGGACGGGCAGGGGGCGGTGTCTCCTGAAGATCTGGGACGCTATGCCAAACAGGAAAACATTGGCCTTGTGCACCTCCATGCTACTCAGGACTGGGAGAGTTGCCTTGAAGGGTTGATCAGGGCAGGGATACCTTCTGTAATCACCTTGCATGACTGCCGGGCTTTGACCGGTGGTTGCCCCTATCCTCTGCAATGCAAGGCCTGGGAGGACGGATGTTTGCCTGAATGCCCGCGCCTGTATCCCGCCTCGGATCAGGTTGCCCGTGGGCGCCGGTCTTTGTTGAGGGAGCTTGGACCCACCATAGTGGCTCCTTCCCGTTGGATGGTGGTCATGGCCCGGGCTATTCTGCCGGAGCTGGATGTTCGTGTCATTCCCAATGGTGTGCCCTGGCCAGAGACGCTGCCTCTCCGTAGCGAAGCACGCCAGGCCGTGGGGGTTGCTCCAGGAGCGCGCATGGTGCTGTTCGTGGCCCATGGTGGGGTTGAGGCTGTCTTCAAACAGGGTGAATATTTTCTGAAGGCCTTCAAGCAGATCAAGGCCCGTGTTCCGGAGGCTATTTGTTATGTGGTCGGCGGCAAGCGCATGGAACGCCACGGTGACGTTGTGCTTTGGCCCTATGCCGATAGTCAGACCATGGCCCGCATCATGCGCGCTGCGGATGTACTGGCCTATCCGACCCTGGCTGATAATCATCCTCTGGTGGTGCTGGAGGCCATGAGCATGGCTTTGCCCGTGGTGGCTTTTGCTTCGGGAGGGGTCCCGGAGCAGATTGCGAGGCCTGGTGCCGGGGTTCTCGTGCCACCAGGGCGCTGGGGGCTTTTGCAGCAGGAAATCGTGCGGCTGCTGGAACGACCTGTTCAGGCCCGACGGTTGGGCGAGACAGCCCGTATCTGGGGAGGAGATCGTTTCCGGCAGGAACGGATGGTTTCGGATTATTTGAAATTATACAGTCGGTTGACCAGGATCTGA
- a CDS encoding queuosine precursor transporter, protein MNELLWLSFAVLDLTMVVVLFRLFGKPALYGLIVFNLLLCNIQVLKTIELFGFTTTLGNVLYASVFLATDLLGEFYGKDAAKKGVLLGFAVLVMATVYMQIAMQFTPSADDFVQPHLEAIFGLLPRLALASLAAYLVSQLHDIWAYHFWRKRTGEGKLWLRNNLSTLVSQLLDSAIFCLIAFWGVFETPVLIEILITTYLFKAFVAALDTPFIYLAKRVVSRERAAASAS, encoded by the coding sequence ATGAATGAGCTTCTTTGGCTTTCCTTTGCCGTGCTCGACCTAACCATGGTCGTGGTACTGTTTCGGCTCTTTGGCAAACCGGCCCTTTATGGGCTCATCGTTTTCAACCTGCTCTTGTGCAACATCCAGGTCCTGAAGACCATCGAACTCTTCGGGTTCACAACCACTTTGGGCAACGTACTCTATGCCAGCGTTTTCCTGGCTACGGATCTGCTCGGAGAATTTTACGGCAAGGACGCTGCAAAGAAAGGTGTCCTGTTGGGATTCGCAGTACTGGTCATGGCAACGGTGTACATGCAAATCGCCATGCAGTTCACCCCCAGCGCCGATGACTTTGTCCAGCCGCATCTGGAGGCCATTTTCGGGCTTCTGCCACGTCTGGCCCTGGCGAGCCTTGCTGCATATCTGGTCTCCCAGCTCCATGACATCTGGGCTTACCATTTCTGGCGCAAACGTACCGGCGAAGGCAAACTCTGGCTGCGCAACAATCTGAGTACTCTTGTCAGCCAATTGCTTGACTCTGCAATCTTCTGCCTTATTGCTTTTTGGGGCGTGTTCGAGACACCCGTCCTTATTGAAATATTGATTACGACTTATCTCTTCAAGGCCTTTGTTGCCGCCCTGGACACCCCTTTCATCTACCTCGCCAAACGCGTGGTCTCCAGGGAAAGAGCGGCTGCTTCGGCCTCTTGA
- a CDS encoding HD domain-containing protein yields the protein MMLICLVGGAVRDILMGRSAQDFDYLVLGATPGQFLERFPKATQVGKAFPVYLVESKEFAFPRTDNCPSCCCAFGDNDLLNDLATDLQARDLTINALALPLSDYPYIPSRAEAWDLAVGTPTSLSDLRANILRPVRGSSLNEDPLRVFRAARFQAQLPTFTAHDELKLAMSSCTAQGLTKDLAPERIGREIRKTLLSQKPGNMIRLLAETGSLNPWFTELTGAVDIPAGPVPHHNESLLEHTAQLMDQVAGDELVCWMALTHDLGKGVTPRDRHPSHHGHDRLGEPLARQLGERLALPNRFIRAGELAARWHMTAGRYSELRPGTRVDMLTALHAQRLTKEMFRLVEADTGQNLHDIVMADLQTMLEVHLPEQWRNKGEESGKRLRHLRCEALSRASAKARPAP from the coding sequence ATGATGCTAATTTGCCTTGTTGGCGGTGCAGTCCGCGACATCCTCATGGGCCGCAGCGCTCAGGATTTCGACTATTTAGTCCTTGGGGCAACACCCGGGCAATTCCTTGAGCGTTTTCCAAAGGCCACACAGGTGGGCAAGGCATTTCCTGTTTATCTTGTGGAGAGTAAGGAATTCGCCTTTCCCCGAACAGACAACTGCCCGAGTTGCTGCTGTGCCTTTGGTGACAATGACCTGCTCAATGATCTTGCCACCGACCTGCAGGCACGCGACCTGACAATCAATGCTCTGGCCCTGCCCCTTTCCGATTATCCCTACATCCCGTCCAGAGCTGAAGCTTGGGACTTGGCTGTAGGCACCCCGACTTCCCTGAGCGACTTGCGCGCTAATATCCTTCGGCCTGTCAGAGGGTCTTCATTGAATGAAGACCCTCTGCGTGTTTTTCGCGCTGCACGCTTCCAGGCCCAACTTCCGACATTCACGGCCCACGATGAACTCAAGTTGGCCATGAGTTCCTGCACAGCCCAAGGTCTGACAAAAGATCTTGCTCCAGAACGCATCGGCAGAGAGATACGAAAAACACTGCTTTCCCAAAAACCAGGCAACATGATCCGCCTGCTGGCAGAAACAGGCTCCCTGAATCCGTGGTTTACCGAACTGACGGGCGCGGTGGATATCCCCGCAGGACCAGTGCCACATCATAACGAGTCGCTCTTGGAACACACGGCTCAATTGATGGATCAGGTGGCCGGTGACGAACTGGTCTGTTGGATGGCCCTGACCCATGACCTGGGAAAGGGAGTAACCCCACGGGATCGTCACCCCAGCCACCACGGACACGACCGCTTGGGCGAACCACTTGCTCGACAACTGGGAGAGCGCCTGGCCTTGCCGAATCGTTTCATTCGGGCCGGAGAGTTGGCGGCCCGTTGGCATATGACCGCAGGACGATACTCCGAGCTTCGTCCCGGCACCCGGGTGGACATGCTTACCGCCTTGCACGCCCAACGCCTGACCAAGGAAATGTTCCGTCTGGTCGAAGCAGACACAGGCCAGAACCTGCACGACATAGTAATGGCAGATTTGCAAACGATGCTTGAAGTGCACCTGCCTGAGCAATGGCGCAACAAGGGGGAAGAGTCGGGGAAACGACTCAGACACCTGCGTTGTGAGGCCTTATCCAGAGCAAGTGCTAAAGCCCGGCCTGCCCCTTAA
- a CDS encoding sensor domain-containing diguanylate cyclase — translation MTTTDNNTLFWGLGLSDIECKKIESSAPGYSVRNFSAGALPTDEEMEGEAPFLIWIPVRAWITMDDDFKSAILEWDPAQKVLLADAKDVLDVERLLDLGFLSVLRSPLATDKVQETLYRAREVHALYEDIVRMTREIALEREILSRKTDYLMFLNEFMARASESLNPATILTQARRDLCSLFAVSAVQGIFWQETGEEFVESEIFLTFQEDASIQEQWVEMLLESASRLSGVKVNSYQMTYLMDAEAKTDSTLEPAAGRVIMLPLKAGGKEFGTLALLTPAPVRLTKQQRDVLHSAVNHLGLALKNALLFREVKIKADHDGLTRIYNRQFFDKRIIEEMRRSQRYGQDISMMMFDLDHFKNINDTYGHQAGDLVLKEIGSLLMESLRTTDFAARYGGEEFAVILPHTGEEQAWLLAERLRYKVEKLRFRHDGKAFTVTTSIGVASLSASSFSRNPDLIKAADRALYLAKASGRNMVCTSDGCDEYMEELQEQKAGS, via the coding sequence ATGACCACCACGGACAACAACACCTTGTTCTGGGGCCTTGGATTGTCGGACATCGAATGCAAGAAAATCGAGAGTTCGGCCCCCGGATACAGCGTACGAAACTTCAGTGCAGGCGCCCTGCCCACAGATGAAGAAATGGAAGGGGAAGCCCCATTCCTGATCTGGATTCCTGTGCGCGCCTGGATCACCATGGATGACGACTTCAAGTCTGCCATCCTTGAGTGGGATCCCGCGCAGAAGGTCCTGCTGGCGGACGCCAAGGATGTGCTGGATGTCGAGCGTCTTCTGGACCTGGGTTTTCTGTCGGTCCTGCGAAGCCCCTTGGCCACCGACAAGGTTCAGGAAACCCTGTATCGCGCCCGTGAAGTCCACGCCCTGTACGAAGATATCGTGCGTATGACACGTGAAATCGCCCTTGAACGGGAAATTCTCTCGCGAAAGACAGATTATCTGATGTTTCTGAACGAATTCATGGCGCGAGCTTCTGAAAGTCTGAATCCAGCAACCATTCTCACCCAGGCCAGACGCGATCTGTGCTCCCTCTTTGCCGTCTCTGCCGTTCAGGGCATTTTCTGGCAGGAAACAGGTGAGGAATTCGTTGAATCCGAAATATTTCTGACCTTTCAGGAAGACGCTTCCATTCAGGAGCAATGGGTCGAAATGCTGTTGGAAAGTGCCAGCCGTCTTTCAGGCGTCAAGGTCAACAGTTACCAGATGACGTATCTGATGGATGCCGAGGCCAAAACTGATTCGACCCTTGAACCTGCTGCCGGACGCGTCATCATGCTTCCGCTCAAGGCGGGAGGCAAGGAATTCGGAACCCTGGCCTTATTGACTCCTGCACCAGTCAGGCTGACCAAGCAACAGCGTGACGTGTTGCATTCAGCCGTCAATCATCTGGGTCTTGCCCTTAAAAACGCCCTGCTCTTCCGCGAGGTCAAGATCAAGGCAGACCACGATGGGTTGACCCGCATCTACAATCGTCAATTCTTCGACAAGCGAATTATCGAGGAAATGCGTCGTTCCCAACGCTATGGCCAGGACATCTCAATGATGATGTTCGACCTGGATCACTTCAAAAACATTAACGACACTTACGGCCATCAGGCCGGTGATCTGGTTCTCAAGGAAATCGGCTCATTGCTGATGGAAAGCCTTCGCACCACTGACTTTGCTGCCCGCTATGGTGGTGAGGAGTTCGCCGTTATCCTGCCGCATACCGGCGAGGAACAGGCATGGCTGCTTGCAGAGCGCCTGAGGTACAAAGTCGAAAAGCTGCGCTTCCGGCACGATGGCAAGGCCTTCACCGTCACCACCTCCATAGGCGTCGCTTCGCTCTCGGCATCCAGCTTCAGCCGAAATCCTGACCTGATCAAGGCTGCTGATCGTGCGCTGTACCTCGCCAAGGCGTCGGGTCGCAATATGGTCTGCACCTCCGACGGATGTGACGAATACATGGAAGAATTGCAGGAGCAAAAAGCCGGTTCGTAA
- a CDS encoding biotin--[acetyl-CoA-carboxylase] ligase — protein METINGLMLWSAGREGLADSITVNELKSVHPAWARVVADCTAWVEQGDFTVCSTTAETPAPVCICGPCGSSLDVAWALVEQGALSEWGAVLAVSQRSGRGQLRRDWISPAGNLYAAWLWPELPQAFAPLVSLVAGGVVAETLKELGMAVHIKWPNDLLLENGRKVGGILVEERFGKTLVGIGLNLDSSPQDSEIRESWSPRAGIMSPLGDEKNVISLWCGLVKSARCWYEAHASSENPQNFLDWLESRIAWLGLNVRVRSSQGEFVAVPVGLAADGGLVLRRGNQTEILYSGSIALE, from the coding sequence ATGGAAACCATTAATGGATTGATGTTGTGGAGCGCGGGCCGTGAGGGCTTGGCGGACTCCATTACTGTGAATGAATTGAAATCTGTACATCCGGCATGGGCGCGGGTCGTGGCGGATTGTACGGCCTGGGTAGAACAGGGTGATTTTACTGTCTGCAGTACAACGGCTGAAACTCCTGCTCCTGTCTGTATCTGTGGGCCGTGTGGTTCCAGTTTGGACGTGGCCTGGGCTTTGGTTGAGCAGGGAGCTCTGTCCGAATGGGGCGCTGTCCTGGCTGTATCGCAGCGGTCTGGTCGTGGGCAATTGCGTCGGGATTGGATTTCACCTGCGGGTAATCTCTACGCAGCATGGCTTTGGCCCGAGTTGCCTCAAGCCTTTGCTCCGCTGGTCTCGCTTGTGGCAGGGGGAGTCGTTGCAGAGACGCTGAAGGAACTCGGTATGGCTGTTCACATCAAGTGGCCCAATGATCTACTGCTCGAAAATGGTAGGAAAGTGGGTGGAATACTCGTTGAAGAGCGTTTTGGAAAAACGCTGGTTGGAATTGGTCTTAATCTCGATTCGTCCCCGCAGGACAGTGAAATACGCGAATCGTGGAGTCCCAGGGCTGGCATTATGTCACCACTTGGTGACGAAAAAAATGTAATTTCGCTATGGTGTGGGCTTGTGAAATCTGCCCGCTGTTGGTATGAAGCCCATGCTTCTAGTGAAAATCCTCAAAATTTTCTTGATTGGTTGGAGTCTCGCATCGCCTGGCTCGGACTCAATGTCCGAGTGCGAAGCTCCCAAGGTGAATTTGTCGCAGTCCCGGTAGGGCTGGCCGCTGACGGCGGCCTTGTTCTGCGACGCGGCAACCAGACAGAAATTTTGTATTCCGGAAGCATCGCTCTCGAATGA
- a CDS encoding exopolyphosphatase, which translates to MRLLTRSDFDGLICAVLLNELGLIDEWKFAHPKDLQDGTIEVTDNDILANVPYVKGCGMWFDHHASEAARLGSDFEFKGSYKHSPSAARVIWEYYGGHDKFPKSFDEMMEAVDKVDSAQLTREEILDPTGWILLGYLMDPRTGLGRFRDYRISNYRLMEDLIEYCRAMTVDKILDLPDVKERIDRYFEQQQLFTAMLKENTSVQGNAVIIDLRNQETIYAGNRFMIYALYPEANISVHILWGLNKQNTVYTVGKSIIDRSSKTDVGKLMLKYGGGGHEAVGTCQVENERAEAALKEILDQINADG; encoded by the coding sequence ATGAGGTTGCTTACCAGATCGGATTTTGACGGCCTGATCTGCGCCGTTCTGCTTAATGAACTCGGGCTGATTGACGAATGGAAATTCGCCCACCCCAAAGATTTGCAGGACGGCACCATCGAGGTCACGGACAACGACATCCTGGCCAACGTGCCATACGTCAAAGGTTGTGGAATGTGGTTTGACCACCATGCGTCCGAAGCTGCCCGCTTGGGCTCCGACTTTGAATTCAAAGGATCCTACAAGCATTCTCCCAGCGCCGCACGTGTGATTTGGGAATACTACGGGGGGCACGACAAATTCCCAAAAAGCTTCGACGAAATGATGGAAGCAGTGGACAAGGTCGACAGTGCCCAGCTGACCAGAGAGGAAATCCTTGATCCCACCGGCTGGATTCTGCTTGGCTACCTGATGGACCCACGCACCGGCCTGGGCCGCTTCCGCGACTATCGTATTTCCAACTATCGCCTCATGGAAGACCTCATTGAATACTGCCGCGCCATGACAGTAGACAAGATTCTCGATCTGCCCGATGTCAAGGAGCGCATTGATCGCTACTTCGAGCAGCAGCAGCTGTTCACGGCAATGCTCAAAGAAAACACATCTGTTCAGGGCAACGCCGTTATCATCGATCTCCGCAATCAGGAGACCATTTACGCCGGCAACCGCTTCATGATCTACGCACTCTACCCCGAGGCCAATATCTCCGTTCACATCCTTTGGGGCCTGAACAAGCAGAACACCGTCTATACCGTAGGCAAGAGCATCATCGACCGCAGCTCCAAGACCGATGTGGGCAAACTGATGCTCAAGTATGGCGGTGGCGGTCACGAAGCTGTGGGCACCTGCCAGGTCGAAAATGAACGCGCTGAAGCCGCGCTCAAGGAAATCCTCGACCAGATCAACGCCGACGGCTAA
- a CDS encoding esterase/lipase family protein: MFIILLSLFCLAVLSVSVVTYWQFWRQAAGTAHMELLSQASHGHPWLWIGRGFLSSLVSQAAALLLYPLFLVTNTWLRPQASNGDGKPPVLFVHGYSHTAAAWILYATWFRRAGYTDLHAITYNSWKLDFRGIVEQLEHEAKTILNERPGQKIVLVCHSLGGLAARSLLNTSELQDRILAVATLGTPHQGTTLAKMGMNKLAHKLEYRGQLIQEIEDQGVQTDVPCLAAYSLVDNMVMPLEGLRIRKNGWKELQIAPICHVGMLYHHPTAQAVLRFINRADGVVGKESDPGQPTV; the protein is encoded by the coding sequence ATGTTCATCATCCTACTCAGTCTTTTCTGCCTCGCAGTGCTCAGCGTGAGTGTAGTCACCTACTGGCAATTCTGGCGACAGGCCGCGGGAACAGCTCATATGGAGTTGTTGAGCCAAGCCAGCCACGGCCACCCCTGGTTATGGATAGGGCGCGGTTTCCTGTCCAGTCTGGTCAGCCAGGCTGCAGCTTTGTTGCTCTATCCTCTGTTTCTGGTCACAAACACATGGCTAAGGCCACAGGCATCAAACGGCGACGGCAAGCCTCCTGTACTCTTCGTACACGGCTACAGCCATACAGCAGCGGCCTGGATTCTCTATGCCACATGGTTTCGGCGTGCCGGATACACAGATCTGCATGCCATTACCTATAATAGTTGGAAATTGGATTTCAGAGGGATTGTCGAACAACTCGAGCACGAGGCCAAAACCATCCTGAATGAACGCCCCGGTCAAAAAATCGTGCTTGTCTGCCACAGTCTGGGCGGGCTTGCTGCACGTAGCCTGCTCAATACCTCTGAGTTACAAGATCGAATACTGGCCGTCGCAACTCTTGGCACCCCCCATCAGGGCACAACTCTGGCAAAAATGGGCATGAATAAACTCGCTCACAAGCTGGAATACCGTGGACAACTGATTCAGGAAATCGAAGATCAGGGCGTCCAAACTGACGTCCCCTGCCTGGCTGCCTATTCACTGGTAGACAACATGGTCATGCCCCTGGAAGGACTACGTATCCGAAAGAATGGGTGGAAAGAATTGCAGATTGCACCAATCTGCCACGTGGGAATGCTGTATCATCATCCTACGGCCCAGGCCGTTCTCCGATTCATCAACCGAGCCGATGGAGTCGTGGGAAAAGAATCAGATCCTGGTCAACCGACTGTATAA
- a CDS encoding glycosyltransferase family 4 protein: MQSPKIWGTLDPFIEGGDVMGRNVANEAFLRALLRRDPFDAYHFFLSTSSQVDQLAGQLHLEFQDIQNRGGLLVRLRSHLPAALARGGYHCFHLSDCINYPAYLAALRNAVSPDIFPITGVTHSLSYQRYSRDFLAHLWPGCTPRDCVIATSKTAVKVVDKYYDLLSDSYGGLPRPTVARIPLGVDTDQYRPPSPAERDAARAKLDLDPEQTMILVFARLSHFSKMDLIPLLRAMQRLPRLGVPLDKVRVVLAGWMGKGDETYVETVSNLAGNLGLPLMVVPKPDDRTKRELFWGADVFLSPVDNPQETFGLTVLEAGAMGLPAVVSEYDGYRDLVVEGETGYLIPTLGPESTDAIDVMAPLLFDNEYHLHVAQQTVVDVAAMAKALARLALDPALRRRLGEAGRQRMLDSFSWERVVDQHVVLWHRLRSEPIDSEAIKGTRHPHSLPIAKLFESYPSNRLDDFEVQWSPSGQAVYRGHDFVSIYRAIAHRVNLDNVKKVVFMARKPISGPKLTVKVIEILGKSEEDAQFLVLWCLKNDLLERVDDGS, from the coding sequence ATGCAATCACCGAAGATATGGGGAACGCTTGATCCCTTCATCGAAGGCGGAGACGTCATGGGCCGCAATGTGGCCAACGAGGCGTTTCTGCGTGCACTGTTGCGACGAGACCCTTTTGACGCCTACCATTTCTTTCTGAGCACCAGTTCGCAAGTGGACCAGTTGGCTGGGCAACTTCATCTGGAATTTCAGGATATTCAGAACCGCGGCGGACTTCTGGTCCGGCTGCGGAGCCATCTGCCGGCAGCCCTTGCGCGTGGTGGATACCATTGTTTCCATCTCTCGGATTGCATCAATTATCCGGCCTATTTGGCTGCTCTTCGAAACGCCGTGAGCCCGGATATCTTTCCCATCACTGGCGTGACCCATTCCCTATCCTATCAGCGCTATAGCCGCGATTTTCTGGCTCATCTCTGGCCGGGATGCACTCCGCGCGATTGCGTTATTGCCACTTCAAAGACCGCCGTCAAAGTCGTGGACAAGTATTACGATTTGCTCAGTGATAGCTATGGTGGTCTGCCCAGGCCCACGGTGGCACGCATCCCTCTTGGTGTGGATACAGACCAGTATCGGCCACCCAGTCCGGCTGAGCGCGATGCTGCGCGGGCCAAGCTGGACCTTGATCCCGAGCAGACGATGATTCTGGTTTTTGCACGATTGTCACATTTTTCGAAGATGGATTTGATTCCTCTACTGCGAGCCATGCAGCGCTTGCCACGTCTTGGAGTTCCCCTGGATAAGGTGCGGGTTGTGCTGGCCGGTTGGATGGGCAAAGGCGATGAAACCTATGTCGAGACTGTGTCCAATCTGGCGGGGAATCTGGGACTGCCCTTGATGGTGGTGCCCAAACCTGATGACAGAACCAAACGAGAGCTGTTCTGGGGCGCGGATGTGTTTCTTTCTCCCGTGGACAACCCTCAGGAAACATTTGGTTTGACGGTACTGGAAGCCGGAGCCATGGGGTTGCCTGCCGTGGTTTCGGAATACGATGGCTACCGGGATCTGGTTGTGGAGGGCGAGACAGGCTATCTTATTCCCACTCTGGGGCCGGAATCAACGGATGCCATTGATGTCATGGCGCCGTTGCTCTTCGATAACGAGTACCATCTGCATGTAGCCCAGCAAACGGTTGTGGACGTGGCAGCTATGGCCAAGGCTCTGGCTCGGCTTGCTCTGGACCCCGCATTGCGCCGCAGGCTGGGGGAAGCCGGACGCCAACGGATGCTTGATTCCTTTAGTTGGGAACGGGTGGTGGATCAGCACGTGGTCCTGTGGCACCGTTTGCGTTCCGAACCCATTGATTCAGAAGCTATCAAGGGCACACGACACCCCCATTCGCTGCCCATTGCAAAATTATTCGAAAGTTATCCTTCCAATCGCCTGGACGATTTCGAGGTTCAGTGGTCGCCATCAGGGCAGGCCGTATACCGTGGGCACGATTTTGTTTCCATCTACCGGGCTATTGCTCATCGCGTTAATCTTGATAACGTGAAGAAGGTGGTATTCATGGCCCGCAAGCCCATTTCTGGTCCGAAACTGACAGTAAAGGTCATTGAAATTCTTGGTAAATCCGAGGAAGATGCTCAATTCTTGGTGCTGTGGTGCCTGAAAAATGATCTGTTGGAGCGCGTGGATGATGGCTCCTGA